A single genomic interval of Streptomyces showdoensis harbors:
- a CDS encoding FlgD immunoglobulin-like domain containing protein, with protein sequence MTATAVAMTAALASLAPLAGGTAVAAEAPTAQAQAQAPLTIAPEHFPSPGKLQFAGATGFLHEDSRGFSWVPYAGGKTTRFAPDRSYALYGGGGDVIARQYHGRVVLQDGPTGPERTVTIPQRQYFASVQGGKVITNGEDKVVHILSVENGVQKDVKVLSPAGSAWISTISRHSGRQGDGQGFFVAYSLNGKTLLGWVAFADPVVKPTAIPFDIADYAPDVSGTRAFSWDRRTKQLKVWDLTGDLTRPTAEIPVSEGHPVALVGQDVLVVTKVGQGDVPYVLYPLAGGAPRPAFDAADVVPTADGGVLATATGADGQPAVHKVTVPGPGSAPVLTKLYDTPDTVAQTRRLAVAQGELHAAEHQGLDDMYGRVTSRKVTVAGELSAGPKTDRGYEHETAIPGSCLPGCVPVKPTGDGRLVFQAYPGSLYVVNPGGGLDDRNWTGAEPEKYGEDFLLSGRYVSYIARVSSGRAVTREVLDLDSRTVVFRRDLGARQTSLDGGTLWTESTATGTVDAVDVRTGTTRRTVKLAGCDLTGLQVVGSFAYWKCTSSTGVKNLDTLANVSLPAHTNALLGDGYLAHEKGGTVSVTPLRGGGATRAVGPVADSRPDYGWTVDRFGGHVSLVDADQNIHVVPTGVPASPLRLLDAEEKKILDRKAAKPAWAAKWWLNKPAASWRMDVRDSAGTVVRTLEGGEARGLVKPDWDGKDAAGNALPDGLYDWTLTAAPADGVGPALTRTGDVALVRGQSTLATGRYEPVTPTRVMDTRSGVGVAKAKIGAGKTVTLTVAGRGGVPAKGVSAVVLNVTATHATASTFVSAYPYGTTRTSASNLNVVAGRTVPNLVVVPVRDGKVTFYNRNGSVDLIADVAGYYSLSGKGSLYEPVTPNRLMDTRSGIGVPKAKLGADRTVSLTVAGQGGVPATGVTAVVLNVTATNPTASTFVSAYPYGTTRTSASNLNVVAGQTVPNLVVVPVRDGKVTFYNRNGSVDLIADVAGYYTSGTTGSLYEPVTPARLMDTRNGTGVTKAKVGAGQTVTLTVADRGGVPAEGVTAVVLNVTATNPTAATFVSVYPYGTTRTSASNLNVVAGQTIPNLVVVPVKDGKVTFYNRNGSVDLIADVAGYYGP encoded by the coding sequence ATGACCGCGACCGCGGTCGCCATGACGGCGGCCCTCGCCTCGCTCGCACCGCTCGCCGGGGGGACGGCGGTCGCGGCGGAGGCACCCACGGCACAGGCACAGGCCCAGGCACCGCTGACGATCGCGCCCGAGCACTTCCCGAGTCCGGGCAAGCTGCAATTCGCCGGGGCGACCGGCTTCCTGCACGAGGACTCCCGCGGCTTCTCCTGGGTGCCGTACGCGGGCGGGAAGACCACCCGGTTCGCCCCCGACCGCTCGTACGCGCTGTACGGCGGCGGCGGTGACGTCATCGCGCGCCAGTACCACGGCAGGGTCGTCCTCCAGGACGGGCCCACCGGCCCCGAGCGGACGGTGACGATCCCGCAGCGGCAGTACTTCGCGAGCGTCCAGGGCGGCAAGGTCATCACCAACGGCGAGGACAAGGTCGTCCACATCCTGTCGGTCGAGAACGGCGTCCAGAAGGACGTGAAGGTGCTCTCCCCGGCCGGATCGGCCTGGATCTCCACGATTTCACGGCACTCCGGCCGGCAGGGCGACGGGCAGGGCTTCTTCGTCGCCTACTCGCTGAACGGCAAGACGCTCCTCGGCTGGGTCGCCTTCGCCGATCCGGTCGTCAAGCCCACCGCGATCCCGTTCGACATCGCCGACTACGCCCCCGACGTCTCCGGGACCCGCGCCTTCAGCTGGGACCGGAGGACCAAGCAGCTCAAGGTCTGGGACCTGACCGGCGACCTCACCCGGCCCACGGCGGAGATCCCGGTGTCCGAGGGGCACCCGGTGGCGCTGGTGGGCCAGGACGTCCTGGTGGTGACGAAGGTCGGGCAGGGCGACGTCCCGTACGTGCTGTACCCGCTGGCGGGCGGGGCGCCCCGGCCGGCCTTCGACGCGGCCGACGTCGTCCCCACCGCCGACGGCGGCGTCCTCGCCACGGCCACGGGCGCGGACGGGCAGCCCGCCGTCCACAAGGTCACCGTCCCCGGGCCCGGCTCGGCGCCGGTCCTCACCAAGCTCTACGACACCCCGGACACGGTCGCCCAGACCCGGCGGCTCGCCGTCGCCCAGGGCGAGCTGCACGCGGCGGAGCACCAGGGCCTGGACGACATGTACGGCCGGGTGACCAGCCGGAAGGTCACCGTCGCCGGCGAGCTCTCCGCGGGCCCGAAGACCGACCGGGGGTACGAGCACGAGACCGCCATCCCCGGCAGCTGCCTCCCGGGGTGCGTGCCCGTGAAGCCCACCGGCGACGGGCGGCTGGTCTTCCAGGCGTACCCGGGCAGCCTGTACGTGGTCAACCCGGGCGGCGGCCTGGACGACCGCAACTGGACCGGTGCCGAGCCCGAGAAGTACGGCGAGGACTTCCTGCTCTCGGGCCGCTACGTGTCGTACATCGCGCGCGTCAGCTCGGGCCGGGCCGTCACCCGCGAGGTCCTCGACCTCGACAGCCGCACGGTCGTGTTCCGCCGCGACCTCGGCGCCCGGCAGACCTCGCTCGACGGCGGCACCCTGTGGACCGAATCCACCGCCACCGGCACCGTCGACGCGGTCGACGTCCGCACGGGCACGACGAGGCGCACGGTGAAGCTGGCCGGCTGCGACCTCACCGGGCTCCAGGTCGTGGGCTCCTTCGCGTACTGGAAGTGCACGTCGAGCACGGGCGTGAAGAACCTCGACACCCTCGCGAACGTCTCCCTGCCCGCGCACACCAACGCGCTGCTCGGCGACGGCTACCTCGCCCACGAGAAGGGCGGCACGGTCTCCGTCACCCCGCTGCGCGGCGGCGGCGCGACCCGTGCGGTGGGGCCCGTGGCCGACTCCCGGCCGGACTACGGCTGGACGGTCGACCGCTTCGGCGGCCACGTGAGCCTCGTGGACGCGGACCAGAACATCCACGTCGTGCCCACCGGTGTCCCCGCCTCGCCGCTGCGTCTCCTCGACGCCGAGGAAAAGAAGATCCTCGACCGCAAGGCGGCGAAGCCGGCGTGGGCCGCGAAGTGGTGGCTGAACAAGCCCGCCGCCTCCTGGCGGATGGACGTCCGCGACAGCGCGGGCACCGTCGTGCGCACCCTTGAGGGCGGCGAGGCCCGCGGCCTGGTGAAGCCCGACTGGGACGGGAAGGACGCGGCCGGGAACGCACTGCCGGACGGGCTGTACGACTGGACCCTGACGGCCGCCCCGGCGGACGGCGTGGGCCCCGCGCTCACCCGGACCGGCGACGTGGCGCTGGTGCGCGGGCAGTCCACGCTGGCCACCGGGCGGTACGAGCCGGTGACGCCGACGCGCGTGATGGACACTCGCTCCGGCGTCGGTGTCGCCAAGGCGAAGATCGGCGCCGGCAAGACGGTCACCCTGACGGTCGCGGGCCGGGGCGGGGTGCCCGCGAAGGGCGTCTCGGCCGTGGTCCTGAACGTGACGGCGACCCATGCGACGGCGTCGACGTTCGTGTCGGCGTACCCGTACGGGACGACCCGCACCAGCGCGTCGAACCTCAACGTGGTCGCCGGCCGGACCGTCCCGAACCTCGTCGTGGTCCCGGTCAGGGACGGCAAGGTCACCTTCTACAACCGCAACGGCAGCGTCGACCTCATCGCCGACGTCGCCGGGTACTACTCGCTGTCGGGCAAGGGCTCGCTGTACGAGCCGGTGACGCCGAACCGGCTGATGGACACGCGCTCCGGCATCGGCGTGCCGAAGGCCAAGCTCGGCGCCGACAGGACGGTCTCCCTGACGGTCGCGGGCCAGGGCGGCGTCCCCGCCACGGGCGTCACGGCCGTCGTCCTCAACGTCACGGCCACGAACCCGACGGCGTCGACGTTCGTCTCGGCCTACCCGTACGGGACGACCCGCACCAGCGCGTCGAACCTCAACGTGGTCGCGGGCCAGACGGTCCCGAACCTCGTCGTGGTCCCGGTCAGGGACGGCAAGGTCACCTTCTACAACCGCAACGGCAGCGTCGACCTCATCGCCGACGTCGCCGGGTACTACACCAGCGGCACCACGGGCTCCCTCTACGAGCCGGTGACCCCGGCCCGCCTGATGGACACCCGTAACGGCACCGGCGTCACCAAGGCGAAGGTCGGCGCGGGCCAGACGGTCACCCTGACCGTCGCGGACAGGGGCGGCGTCCCGGCCGAGGGCGTCACCGCCGTGGTCCTCAACGTGACCGCGACGAACCCGACGGCGGCGACCTTCGTCTCCGTCTACCCGTACGGCACCACCCGCACCAGCGCCTCCAACCTCAACGTCGTCGCGGGCCAGACGATCCCCAACCTGGTCGTCGTCCCCGTCAAGGACGGCAAGGTCACCTTCTACAACCGCAACGGCAGCGTCGACCTCATCGCCGACGTCGCCGGGTACTACGGCCCCTGA
- a CDS encoding PH domain-containing protein: MTTPEPPSQQPSEPAHADRVFRSSLGIAGGVILLVLAALLGGDSLFRGEGRVPWITLAGLVLVVPLIVAFTIRPAVFANDERLRIRNPFRTIVLPWGSVADLRAGYSSEVFTQDGDKYQLWAIPVSLRQRKRAARNAARASQDDPHGRSSVTADVTDTKARVAPTDQTVADLRELAERLGGRPEAQGAPQIRWAYEILAPAAAGLVLLVVLSVTG; the protein is encoded by the coding sequence ATGACGACCCCCGAGCCGCCCTCCCAGCAGCCCTCCGAGCCCGCCCACGCCGACCGCGTCTTCCGGTCCTCCCTGGGCATCGCGGGCGGGGTCATCCTGCTCGTCCTCGCCGCGCTCCTCGGCGGCGACTCGCTGTTCCGGGGCGAGGGCCGGGTCCCGTGGATCACGCTCGCCGGGCTGGTCCTCGTGGTCCCGCTGATCGTCGCCTTCACGATCCGGCCGGCGGTCTTCGCCAACGACGAGCGGCTGCGGATCCGCAACCCCTTCCGCACCATCGTGCTGCCCTGGGGTTCGGTCGCCGACCTGCGGGCCGGCTACTCCAGCGAGGTCTTCACCCAGGACGGCGACAAGTACCAGCTGTGGGCGATCCCCGTCTCGCTGCGCCAGCGCAAGCGCGCGGCCCGCAACGCCGCCCGCGCCTCCCAGGACGACCCGCACGGCCGCTCCTCGGTCACCGCCGACGTCACCGACACCAAGGCCCGGGTCGCCCCCACCGACCAGACCGTCGCCGACCTGCGCGAGCTGGCCGAGCGCCTCGGCGGGCGCCCCGAGGCACAGGGCGCGCCGCAGATCCGCTGGGCGTACGAGATCCTCGCGCCCGCCGCGGCCGGCCTCGTGCTGCTCGTCGTGCTCTCCGTGACCGGCTGA
- a CDS encoding class F sortase yields the protein MNRRRPLLLTLAVAAVALAGCAAPAAEAPKGPGVPAPRVTATAAPAPAAQLATAPMPRSKPVRVRVPSAGVDARPLLDLGLNPDGTVQVPSVAQAGRIGWYDKGVTPGETGPAVLIGHYDTAEGPAVLKDVARIRVGDRITVTRADGTDAVFRVRELEQVDKKAFPTRKVYGDTRRPELRLITCGGELVDGHRPDNIVVYADLLTRAA from the coding sequence ATGAACCGCCGCCGCCCCCTCCTGCTCACCCTCGCCGTGGCCGCCGTCGCGCTCGCGGGCTGCGCGGCGCCCGCCGCCGAGGCGCCGAAGGGGCCCGGCGTCCCGGCCCCGCGGGTCACGGCGACCGCGGCCCCCGCTCCGGCCGCGCAGCTCGCCACCGCGCCGATGCCGCGCTCGAAGCCGGTCCGCGTGCGGGTGCCCTCCGCCGGCGTCGACGCCCGGCCGCTGCTGGACCTCGGCCTCAACCCGGACGGCACCGTCCAGGTGCCCTCGGTCGCCCAGGCCGGCCGGATCGGCTGGTACGACAAGGGCGTGACGCCCGGTGAGACCGGCCCCGCCGTCCTCATCGGCCACTACGACACCGCCGAGGGCCCCGCCGTGCTCAAGGACGTGGCGAGGATCCGCGTCGGCGACCGCATCACCGTCACCCGCGCCGACGGCACCGACGCCGTCTTCCGGGTGCGCGAGCTGGAGCAGGTCGACAAGAAGGCCTTCCCGACCCGGAAGGTGTACGGGGACACCCGGCGGCCCGAACTGCGGCTGATCACCTGCGGCGGCGAGCTGGTCGACGGCCACCGCCCCGACAACATCGTCGTGTACGCCGATCTGCTCACCCGAGCCGCGTGA
- the deoC gene encoding deoxyribose-phosphate aldolase, with translation MPTTATAAHAFADVTASDSTLRRFLHGLPGVDAVGLEARAASLGTRSIKTTAKAYAIDLAISMIDLTTLEGADTPGKVRALAAKAVNPDPTDRTTPTTAAVCVYPDMVATAKAAVKGSDVKVASVATAFPAGRAALPVKLADTADAIAAGADEIDMVIDRGAFLAGRYLEVFEQIAAVKAECGDRARLKVIFETGELSTYDNIRRASWLGMMAGADFIKTSTGKVAVNATPANTLLMLEAVRDFRAQTGVQIGVKPAGGIRNTKEAVKFLVLVNETVGEDWLDNHWFRFGASSLLNDLLMQRQKLATGRYSGPDYVTVD, from the coding sequence ATGCCCACCACTGCAACCGCAGCACACGCTTTCGCCGACGTGACCGCGTCCGACAGCACGCTGCGCCGCTTCCTCCACGGGCTGCCCGGCGTCGACGCCGTCGGCCTGGAGGCGCGCGCCGCGTCCCTCGGTACCCGCTCGATCAAGACCACGGCCAAGGCATACGCCATCGACCTGGCCATCTCCATGATCGACCTGACGACGCTCGAAGGCGCGGACACCCCGGGCAAGGTCCGGGCGCTCGCCGCCAAGGCCGTCAACCCCGATCCGACCGACCGCACCACGCCGACCACCGCGGCCGTCTGCGTCTACCCCGACATGGTGGCCACCGCCAAGGCCGCCGTGAAGGGCTCCGACGTCAAGGTCGCCTCGGTCGCCACCGCCTTCCCGGCCGGGCGCGCCGCGCTGCCGGTGAAGCTGGCCGACACCGCCGACGCGATCGCCGCCGGCGCCGACGAGATCGACATGGTCATCGACCGTGGCGCCTTCCTCGCCGGCCGCTACCTGGAGGTGTTCGAGCAGATCGCCGCCGTCAAGGCCGAGTGCGGCGACCGCGCGCGCCTCAAGGTGATCTTCGAGACGGGCGAGCTGTCCACGTACGACAACATCCGCCGCGCCTCCTGGCTCGGCATGATGGCCGGCGCGGACTTCATCAAGACCTCGACCGGCAAGGTCGCGGTCAACGCCACCCCCGCCAACACCCTCCTGATGCTGGAGGCCGTGCGCGACTTCCGCGCCCAGACCGGCGTCCAGATCGGCGTGAAGCCCGCGGGCGGCATCCGCAACACCAAGGAAGCCGTCAAGTTCCTGGTCCTGGTCAACGAGACCGTCGGCGAGGACTGGCTGGATAACCACTGGTTCCGCTTCGGTGCCTCCAGCCTGCTCAACGACCTGCTGATGCAGCGTCAGAAGCTGGCGACCGGCCGTTACTCCGGCCCCGATTACGTGACGGTGGACTGA
- a CDS encoding aldehyde dehydrogenase family protein, whose translation MASAFEYAPAPESRSVVDIAPSYGLFIDGEFVDAADGKVFKTVSPSTEEVLSEIAQAGAEDVDRAVKAARKAFEKWSALPGSERAKYLFRIARIIQERSRELAVLETLDNGKPIKETRDADLPLVAAHFFYYAGWADKLDHAGYGADPRPLGVAGQVIPWNFPLLMLAWKIAPALATGNTVVLKPAETTPLSALFFADICRQAGLPKGVVNILPGYGDTGAALVEHPDVNKVAFTGSTAVGRAIAKSVAGTDKKLTLELGGKGANIVFDDAPIDQAVEGIVNGIFFNQGQVCCAGSRLLVQESIHDELLDSLKRRLGTLRLGDPLDKNTDIGAINSEEQLARITSLVEQGVAEGAERWSAACEIPSAGYWFAPTLFTGVTQAHTVARDEIFGPVLSVLTFRTPDEAVAKANNSQYGLSAGIWTEKGSRILAVANKLRAGVVWANTFNKFDPTSPFGGYKESGFGREGGRHGLEAYLDV comes from the coding sequence ATGGCATCTGCATTCGAGTACGCGCCGGCGCCCGAGTCCCGGTCCGTCGTCGACATCGCGCCCTCCTACGGGCTGTTCATCGACGGCGAGTTCGTCGACGCGGCCGACGGCAAGGTCTTCAAGACCGTCTCCCCGTCCACCGAGGAGGTCCTGTCCGAGATCGCCCAGGCGGGCGCCGAGGACGTGGACCGCGCGGTCAAGGCCGCCCGGAAGGCCTTCGAGAAGTGGTCGGCGCTGCCCGGCTCCGAGCGCGCCAAGTACCTCTTCCGGATCGCCCGGATCATCCAGGAGCGCAGCCGCGAGCTGGCCGTCCTGGAGACCCTGGACAACGGCAAGCCGATCAAGGAGACCCGCGACGCGGACCTCCCGCTGGTCGCCGCGCACTTCTTCTACTACGCGGGCTGGGCCGACAAGCTGGACCACGCGGGCTACGGCGCGGACCCGCGCCCGCTGGGCGTGGCCGGCCAGGTCATCCCGTGGAACTTCCCGCTGCTCATGCTGGCGTGGAAGATCGCCCCGGCCCTCGCGACCGGCAACACGGTCGTCCTGAAGCCGGCCGAGACGACCCCGCTCTCCGCGCTGTTCTTCGCGGACATCTGCCGCCAGGCCGGCCTGCCCAAGGGCGTCGTCAACATCCTTCCCGGTTACGGCGACACGGGCGCGGCCCTGGTCGAGCACCCGGACGTGAACAAGGTCGCCTTCACCGGCTCGACCGCGGTCGGCCGGGCCATCGCCAAGTCGGTGGCCGGCACCGACAAGAAGCTCACCCTGGAGCTGGGCGGCAAGGGCGCCAACATCGTCTTCGACGACGCCCCGATCGACCAGGCCGTCGAGGGCATCGTCAACGGCATCTTCTTCAACCAGGGCCAGGTCTGCTGCGCGGGCTCCCGCCTGCTGGTCCAGGAGTCGATCCACGACGAGCTGCTGGACTCCCTCAAGCGCCGCCTCGGCACCCTGCGGCTGGGCGACCCGCTCGACAAGAACACCGACATCGGCGCGATCAACTCCGAGGAGCAGCTGGCCCGGATCACCTCGCTCGTCGAGCAGGGCGTGGCGGAGGGCGCCGAGCGCTGGTCGGCCGCCTGCGAGATCCCCTCGGCCGGCTACTGGTTCGCCCCGACGCTCTTCACCGGCGTCACCCAGGCGCACACCGTGGCCCGCGACGAGATCTTCGGCCCGGTCCTGTCGGTGCTCACCTTCCGTACGCCCGACGAGGCCGTCGCCAAGGCCAACAACAGCCAGTACGGCCTGTCGGCGGGCATCTGGACGGAGAAGGGCTCGCGGATCCTCGCCGTCGCCAACAAGCTCCGGGCCGGGGTCGTCTGGGCCAACACGTTCAACAAGTTCGACCCGACCTCGCCCTTCGGCGGCTACAAGGAGTCGGGCTTCGGCCGCGAGGGCGGCCGCCACGGTCTGGAGGCCTACCTCGATGTCTGA
- a CDS encoding aldehyde dehydrogenase family protein produces MSDATRLGVFKTYKLYVGGKFPRSESGRVYEVTDSKGNWLANAPLSSRKDARDAVVAARKAFGGWAGATAYNRGQILYRVAEMLEGRRDQFVREVGEAEGLSKSKAAAVVDAAVDRWVWYAGWTDKIAQVVGGANPVAGPYFNLSTPEPTGVVTVIAPQDSSFLGLVSVIAPVIATGNTAVVVTSEKAPLPALSLGEVLATSDLPGGVVNLLSGKASEMGPHLAAHQDVNAIDLTGADADLARELEIAAADNLKRVLRPRAEDFTASPGTDRMTAFLETKTVWHPTGSLGASGSAY; encoded by the coding sequence ATGTCTGACGCGACCCGTCTTGGCGTCTTCAAGACCTACAAGCTGTACGTGGGCGGGAAGTTCCCGCGTTCCGAGAGCGGCCGGGTGTACGAGGTGACCGACTCCAAGGGCAACTGGCTGGCCAACGCGCCCCTCTCGTCCCGCAAGGACGCCCGTGACGCGGTCGTCGCCGCGCGCAAGGCCTTCGGCGGCTGGGCGGGCGCGACCGCCTACAACCGCGGTCAGATCCTCTACCGCGTCGCCGAGATGCTGGAGGGCCGCCGCGACCAGTTCGTGCGCGAGGTCGGCGAGGCCGAGGGCCTGTCCAAGTCGAAGGCCGCCGCCGTCGTGGACGCCGCCGTCGACCGCTGGGTCTGGTACGCGGGCTGGACCGACAAGATCGCCCAGGTCGTCGGCGGGGCCAACCCGGTGGCGGGCCCGTACTTCAACCTGTCGACCCCGGAGCCCACCGGTGTCGTCACCGTGATCGCCCCGCAGGACTCGTCCTTCCTGGGCCTGGTCTCGGTGATCGCCCCGGTCATCGCGACCGGCAACACGGCGGTCGTCGTCACCAGCGAGAAGGCCCCGCTCCCGGCGCTGTCCCTGGGCGAGGTGCTGGCCACCTCCGACCTGCCCGGCGGCGTGGTCAACCTGCTCTCCGGCAAGGCCTCCGAGATGGGCCCGCACCTGGCGGCCCACCAGGACGTCAACGCGATCGACCTGACCGGCGCGGACGCCGACCTGGCGCGCGAGCTGGAGATCGCGGCGGCGGACAACCTGAAGCGCGTCCTGCGCCCGCGCGCCGAGGACTTCACCGCGTCCCCGGGCACGGACCGCATGACCGCGTTCCTGGAGACGAAGACCGTCTGGCACCCCACGGGTTCGCTGGGCGCGAGCGGCTCCGCCTACTAG
- a CDS encoding uridine kinase has translation MLDTNGPPRWSPLRGNGSHWCPVSSQPIPTRVVLLSGPSGSGKSSLAAVTGLPVLRLDDFYKEADDPSLPLVEGSADIDWDSPVSWDGDAAVAAIVELCRSGRTAVPVYDIATSSRVDHETLDIERTPLFVAEGIFAADIVERCRELGVLADALCLRGRPSTTFRRRLARDLKEGRKSVPFLLRRGWRLMRAERSIVARQTALGAHPCGKDEALGRLAAAAAGRCRTPATR, from the coding sequence ATGCTCGATACCAACGGGCCGCCTCGGTGGTCCCCTTTACGGGGTAATGGTTCACACTGGTGTCCCGTGAGTTCCCAACCGATCCCGACCCGGGTCGTCCTGCTCTCGGGCCCCTCAGGCTCCGGCAAGTCGTCCCTCGCCGCCGTCACCGGACTGCCGGTGCTGCGCCTCGACGACTTCTACAAGGAGGCCGACGACCCTTCGCTGCCGCTGGTCGAGGGCAGCGCGGACATCGACTGGGACTCCCCGGTCTCCTGGGACGGGGACGCGGCCGTCGCCGCGATCGTCGAACTGTGCCGCAGCGGCCGGACCGCCGTGCCCGTGTACGACATCGCCACCAGCTCGCGCGTGGACCACGAGACCCTCGACATCGAGCGGACCCCGCTGTTCGTGGCAGAGGGCATCTTCGCCGCCGACATCGTGGAGCGCTGCCGTGAGCTCGGCGTCCTCGCCGACGCGCTCTGCCTGCGCGGCCGCCCGTCCACGACCTTCCGCCGCCGGCTGGCCCGCGATCTGAAGGAGGGCCGCAAGTCGGTCCCCTTCCTGCTCCGCCGGGGCTGGCGCCTGATGCGCGCCGAACGCTCGATCGTCGCCCGCCAGACCGCCCTGGGCGCCCACCCCTGCGGCAAGGACGAGGCCCTGGGCCGCCTCGCCGCCGCCGCGGCCGGCCGCTGCCGCACCCCCGCGACCCGCTGA
- a CDS encoding SigE family RNA polymerase sigma factor, with protein sequence MNALHSTTSSAVVTRLHDVTRSTEKSGAVNGRGCVRSVGRQHKAPYMVAVADGAAVYGEVTGERSGCSEAEFTAYVQERRASLYATAYHLTGDRFEAEDLLQSALFSTYRAWDRISDKAAVGGYLRRTMTNLHISAWRRRKLNEYPTEELPETVGETDAMRGTELRAVLWQALARLPELQRTMLVLRYYEGRTDPEIAEILDISVGTVKSSIWRSLRRLREDEVLSFGRDEEESFGELVA encoded by the coding sequence ATGAACGCACTGCACAGCACCACCTCAAGCGCAGTTGTCACGCGTCTCCACGACGTCACGCGGAGCACGGAGAAGTCCGGCGCGGTGAACGGACGGGGGTGCGTTCGCAGCGTCGGGCGTCAGCACAAGGCGCCGTACATGGTCGCCGTGGCTGACGGGGCAGCGGTGTACGGGGAGGTCACGGGGGAGCGCTCCGGGTGTTCGGAGGCCGAGTTCACGGCCTACGTCCAGGAGCGCCGGGCCTCCCTGTACGCCACCGCCTACCACCTGACCGGTGACCGGTTCGAGGCCGAGGACCTGCTGCAGAGCGCGCTGTTCTCGACCTACCGGGCCTGGGACCGGATCAGCGACAAGGCCGCGGTCGGCGGCTACCTGCGGCGCACCATGACCAACCTGCACATCAGTGCCTGGCGCCGGCGCAAGCTCAACGAGTACCCGACCGAGGAGCTGCCGGAGACGGTGGGCGAGACGGACGCGATGCGGGGCACCGAGCTGCGCGCGGTCCTGTGGCAGGCCCTGGCCCGGCTGCCCGAGCTCCAGCGCACGATGCTGGTGCTGCGCTACTACGAGGGCCGTACGGATCCGGAGATCGCGGAGATCCTGGACATCAGTGTCGGCACGGTGAAGTCGAGCATCTGGCGCTCCCTGCGGAGGCTCCGCGAGGACGAGGTGCTGAGCTTCGGCCGTGACGAGGAGGAGTCCTTCGGCGAGCTTGTCGCCTGA
- the afsQ1 gene encoding response regulator transcription factor, giving the protein MPFLLLIEDDDAIRTALELSLSRQGHRVATAATGEDGLKLLKEQRPDLVVLDVMLPGIDGFEVCRRIRRTDQLPIILLTARSDDIDVVVGLESGADDYVVKPVQGRVLDARIRAVLRRGERESTDSASFGSLVIDRSAMTVTKNGEDLQLTPTELRLLLELSRRPGQALSRQQLLRLVWEHDYLGDSRLVDACVQRLRAKVEDVPSSPTLIRTVRGVGYRLDVPA; this is encoded by the coding sequence GTGCCTTTCCTGTTGCTGATCGAGGACGACGACGCCATCCGCACGGCCCTCGAACTCTCCCTGTCCCGCCAGGGCCACCGTGTGGCCACCGCGGCGACGGGAGAGGACGGCCTGAAGCTGCTCAAGGAGCAGCGGCCCGACCTGGTCGTGCTGGACGTGATGCTGCCCGGCATCGACGGTTTCGAGGTCTGCCGCCGGATCCGGCGTACGGACCAGCTGCCGATCATCCTGCTCACGGCCCGCAGCGACGACATCGACGTGGTCGTGGGCCTGGAGTCCGGAGCCGACGACTACGTGGTCAAGCCCGTCCAGGGCCGGGTGCTCGACGCCCGGATCCGGGCCGTGCTGCGCCGCGGCGAGCGGGAGTCGACCGACTCGGCCAGCTTCGGCTCGCTGGTCATCGACCGTTCCGCGATGACCGTCACGAAGAACGGCGAGGACCTCCAGCTCACGCCGACCGAACTGCGGCTGCTCCTGGAGCTGAGCCGGCGGCCCGGCCAGGCCCTGTCGCGCCAGCAGTTGCTGCGGCTCGTCTGGGAGCACGACTACCTGGGCGACTCCCGCCTGGTGGACGCCTGCGTGCAGCGGCTGCGGGCCAAGGTCGAGGACGTGCCGTCCTCGCCGACCCTGATCCGCACCGTGCGCGGCGTCGGCTACCGGCTGGACGTCCCTGCGTGA